From Cygnus olor isolate bCygOlo1 chromosome 7, bCygOlo1.pri.v2, whole genome shotgun sequence, a single genomic window includes:
- the PPP2R2D gene encoding serine/threonine-protein phosphatase 2A 55 kDa regulatory subunit B delta isoform isoform X2, whose product MDLMVEASPRRIFANAHTYHINSISVNSDHETYLSADDLRINLWHLEITDRSFNIVDIKPANMEELTEVITAAEFHPHHCNVFVYSSSKGTIRLCDMRSSALCDRHSKFFEEPEDPSSRSFFSEIISSISDVKFSHSGRYMMTRDYLSVKVWDLNMENRPVETYQVHEYLRSKLCSLYENDCIFDKFECCWNGSDSAIMTGSYNNFFRMFDRNTRRDITLEASRESSKPRAILKPRKVCTGGKRKKDEISVDSLDFNKKILHTAWHPMENIIAVAATNNLYIFQDKIN is encoded by the exons ATGGACCTAATGGTAGAAGCAAGTCCCAGAAGGATATTTGCAAATGCACATACTTATCACATAAACTCTATTTCAGTAAATAGTGATCATGAAACATACCTTTCTGCAGATGACCTAAGAATTAACCTATGGCATTTAGAAATCACAGATAGAAGTTTTA ATATTGTAGATATTAAGCCTGCTAACATGGAGGAGCTGACAGAAGTGATCACCGCTGCAGAGTTCCACCCTCATCACTGTAACGTGTTTGTCTACAGTAGTAGCAAAGGAACTATTCGCCTCTGTGACATGCGTTCTTCAGCCCTCTGTGACAGGCATTCAAAGT TTTTTGAAGAGCCTGAAGATCCTAGCAGcagatcatttttttcagaaataatctcATCGATATCTGATGTAAAATTCAGCCACAGTGGTCGATACATGATGACAAGAGACTACCTTTCTGTTAAAGTCTGGGATCTCAATATGGAAAACAGGCCTGTAGAGACATATCAA gTTCATGAATATCTTCGAAGCAAGCTTTGTTCCCTGTAtgaaaatgactgcatttttgACAAATTTGAATGCTGCTGGAACGGTTCTGATAG TGCTATCATGACTGGATCTTACAACAACTTCTTTAGAATGTTTGACCGAAACACGCGGCGGGATATCACTCTAGAAGCGTCCAGGGAAAGTAGCAAACCTCGTGCCATCTTGAAACCACGTAAAGTGTGTACAGGtggtaaaagaaagaaagatgaaataagTGTTGACAGTCTGGACTTCAACAAGAAGATTCTTCATACAGCATGGCATCCCATGGAGAACATCATTGCTGTAGCTGCCACCAATAATTTGTATATATTCCAGGACAAAATTAACTAA
- the BNIP3 gene encoding BCL2/adenovirus E1B 19 kDa protein-interacting protein 3 — translation MSRLSPQEENLQGSWVELHFSSNGNGNGNNSTPTSQEQVPASISIHNGDMEKILLDAQHESGRSSSRESSHCDSPPRSQTPQDSHRALEIESHSSGEKNSFQSEEDFLERRKEVERLLKKNADWIWDWSSRPENIPPKEFLFKHPRRTATLSMRNTSVMKKGGIFSAEFLKVFLPSLLLSHLLAIGLGIYIGRRLTTTASSSTF, via the exons ATGTCGCGGCTCAGCCCGCAGGAGGAGAACCTGCAGG GATCCTGGGTAGAGCTCCACTTCAGCAGCAATGGGAATGGCAATGGAAACAATTCCACACCGACGAGCCAAGAACAAGTACCGGCCTCCATCTCCATTCACAACGGCGACATGGAGAAAATACTTCTTGATGCTCAGCATGAATCTGGAAGAAGCAGTTCAAGAGAAAGTTCGCATTGTGACAG CCCTCCTCGTTCCCAGACACCTCAAGACAGTCATAGAGCTTTGGAAATAGAGAGTCacagcagtggagaaaaaaatagctttcag TCTGAAGAAGACTTTcttgaaaggaggaaagaagtaGAAAGGctcctgaagaaaaatgcagattgGATATGGGATTGGTCCAGCAGGCCAGAGAACATCCCACCGAA GGAATTCCTTTTCAAACATCCCAGGCGCACAGCCACTCTCAGCATGAGAAATACCAGTGTAATGAAGAAAGGGGGCATATTCTCAGCAGAATTTTTGAAGGTTTTCCTTCCgtctctgcttctttctcatttgcttGCTATTGGACTAGG GATTTACATTGGAAGACGCCTTACGACCACAGCTTCAAGCAGTACTTTTTGA